The DNA region ACATGGCAGGGTCTTCAGATCggagaatatcaaaccagtaatgaAACTTTACCTCGGTCTTAGTATAAGCTGCATTCACAAGTAGCCTTCTCGCGTCCTTGCCCTTGTAGGTAAGTGCGAAATTTGCTGCCacatgtcgaatgcagaatgcacggtacgCAGCTGGAGGTAGCCATCCTCCGTCCGGAGCCTCAAGGgcggccttgatgccgttatgcctgtctAATATAACCAGCAGTCCCGACTCCGGGGTTATGTGCTGACACAGGTGGGAGAGGAAGAATGACCAGGACTCCGCATTCTCATCCTCAACCAGGGCGAATACAACAAGcagaatgttggagttcccgtcctgtgcaatcgcgacgAGCAACGTtccccatacttgccatacagatgggTGCCATCAATACTTACCAACAGCTTGCAATGATGGAATGCCTCAATACAAGGCGAAAACATCCAGAACAGTCGGTGAAAATAAGCTTGCGACTCGTCCACCTGTCTCCCAACTCGAACTGGGCTTGTCCTAAGGACTGCAACCgtaccaggcatcgtcagctAAACTCCTAACACCCACCTAGGGAGCTCGTTATACGACTCATCTCAGTCACCATAGATATAGGCaacggccttctgcttcgccagcCAGACCCTCATGTACGTCGGTCTAAAACCAAAGTGTGCGGCTGTGGCATTTAAGAGCACCTTGATGCATATGGATGCATCAGCCCGAACCATTGGCATGATGAATGCCGAGATAACATGATAATCCAAACTTCTGTGATTGCTAGAGATGGAGGTTGCTAGACACGTATGTggtccattgtaccgtttgacctcccaaatacCCTTTCACTACCGAAGACTAAGCCAAATCAACCATGTGCAACCATTCCCAAACTCAGCACACTTCCCAACATACCGGCGATAATCTGACTCcaccaccttgtactgtaccccgcgtcggatgctgtaagtcttcacacttatcACGGCCTCATCTTTgtcctgaaattgctgaccaacccgAAACTCTGTTACTCCGACAGACCCTTCCGCATCTCTGGAGCCAAAACCAGCAGGGGCCCCAGGATccccctcctgcctcatggcatccaagtccaaagatgaaaaatgtGGAGGGTAC from Arachis hypogaea cultivar Tifrunner chromosome 10, arahy.Tifrunner.gnm2.J5K5, whole genome shotgun sequence includes:
- the LOC140175720 gene encoding uncharacterized protein, which codes for MRQEGDPGAPAGFGSRDAEGSVGVTEFRVGQQFQDKDEAVIIWGTLLVAIAQDGNSNILLVVFALVEDENAESWSFFLSHLCQHITPESGLLVILDRHNGIKAALEAPDGGWLPPAAYRAFCIRHVAANFALTYKGKDARRLLVNAAYTKTEVKFHYWFDILRSEDPAMCEWTNRVEYSLWTHHRDEGRRFGHMTTNISECVNFILKGVRNLPVCSLVKATYGRLAELFVRKGREAEAQLSTGQQFSQHLVKCIEANLKTARCFTVTLFDRDNSEFTVAEMTPTSAFSLGSYRVSLSNQTCDCGHFQALHFPCPHALACYAYS